aaaggaaactggaattccaatctcaggccccgatgcaaaggctttgcaagtacaagggggtttcccatctcatgaaatactttcagcttgtaaacaaagttaaataattaactACTCACAAGATACAAAGCAACATCGTAGTAATTAATAATGCAAAGCCAATGTAGGAAAGTGCAATTTTGTTTATGCATGAAATTTCAATAATGCTATATTCTCACGGAACTATAAAACGTGTGAAACCAAAGTTAAGAACATCTTAACTCAagttattttaacaaaaaaaaccccaaaaaacagaaacatttcttttcaattaattgaaaggtctcaaacaaaaaGTGATGCACAAAAAGCCCAtgcagaaaaatgcaactttttttcttgGGCGAAAGTTccatggctgtatttctcagtgaagatgataaaaggtaGCAACAAAAACGCGCACACAACTAATCAGTCTGtgctccaaactttaaaacaagaaaaataatcTATTGGTTTTTTGATTGACCAAAAATGTCTTAGATCAGTAGATGGGACTTACCCTCTTGGGAACCATGTATGTGACGGGTATGTCAAAAGGAGTCACTTCTGAGCAAggatcaattttattttaaagaataCTCTAGATTCATATTATTTTGATTCAGAAAAATACACTATGTGCGACATTTACATTGGGCTCTTTTgctgtgttaccatggtaacgagcTAAATTTCATCTTTTGACCTTTTTTGCCAATTAACTCCAGACTGATTAGTCGTAGGTAGATAACTATAATTTGAGCTATAATTTGACCCAGTATAACCTTCATTTGGCCTTTGAAAATGAGGGTGCATTTGTTAGTCCACTCATACCCAGTTTTTCGTTTTTGCTACGTGGACTAAAGTAATCATCAGATGCCGATGGTAACGATATGGTAGACAGGATATCAACACAACACCGCCATCTGCATGATCTGATGAGACCCATCTAAAAATTAAATGGCACGGAGTTAAGACTAGCCGCCAATCCGAAAAGCTTGAAATAAGTTACTGTAGTTGCGATGTCGGAATTGAAAACAATGAGAAAGGAAAAAAGGCAGGCAGTGGGTTAAAactcacataccgtaaaaccccgtctacaagcatatagaatgcttccgatgaaagctacattaatccaggcgccattatggagtttgagcaaataaattacggatccaagcatatacaatcaagtattattttaagaccaatctattgtattggtatatttacgcttgcttcgaattaatttagctttcataaaaaacactatatatgcttgtgaCTATGCATTtggtttaaatttgattttttttttgcattttccagGTGTGTTATGTGGGTCTGGGAAACTATGGCAATATCAACGGCGATTTACTCTGCACCAATTTCGACAATTTGGCATCGGGAAAtccagtttccaaaacaaaattgccGAAGAGACGACATTTCTTCTTCAAGAATTTCATCGTAATTCGGACAATCCATTTGATCCTGCAGCGGACCTGCACAACTGCTTGTCCAATGTTCTATGCTCGGTTGTTTTCGGCAAAAGATTTGATTATTCGGATGACGAGTTTCGGCGTATTATAACAATATTAGAGAAACAAGTCGAAACAGCTGGACAAGGGGGGCTCATATTGTTTATTTCGATACTTTCTCATTTTCAACCCAAACATATACGGCAAACCAGTGCTCAAATGCGAGATTTTATTAGTAATATTGTGAACAACCACATGGAGACGTATGATAATAGCAAATTACGGGACTATATCGATGTCTACATATCAGAACTAGAAAATGGTAAAAACAATAACAGTAGTACCGAACAATTGTTGATCTCTAACACAAGTTTGTATCAAACTGTTTCTCAACTGTTTGCCGCGGGTACTGAGACAACAGTTACCAGTCTTCGATGGAGTCTACTTCTAATGGCGGCGTATCCGGAAATCCAGTCTCGTATACAGCGCGAAATTGATTCTACCGTGGGCCGGAATCGTCTACCACGGCTCGACGATCATTTACCGCTAACTGAAGCTACAATCATGGAGGTGCAACGTTATGCGTCTATAGTTCCTTTAGGTGTACCCCACGAAGCAGCTGAAGACACGACTCTGCTAGGATATAATATTCCTAAAGGTGCTCTAATTCTTTGTAACATCTGGGCGATTCATCATGATCCAGAAGTCTGGCCAAATCCTGAGCAATTTAGACCTGAAAGGTTTTTGGACAAAGATGGAAAAGTTTATCGTCCTCAGCAATACGTGCCATTTTCTATAGGTAAGCACCGcttatttaaaaatactttaatatTTAAATACTTTAATATTTGAACTTCAGTTTCTTCGAAAATACATATTACCAAACCCGGTGAGGTTAATAAGAAAGCCATGTTTGCAAGAGGCTGAAAGTGGACCACTATTTTGTTGGTTTCCATACATGAGTGATGGCAGCAATTTCATGTTCTATGATAGCAAAACACAGTTACTGTAATAACAATTTTACAAATGTCTGTATCTGTATATAAACAGTCTTAGTTTAATTTACATTATTTGTAGGTTAAATGCAGATTCCCGCTCTACTAACGGTGCATTTAGAATTAAATAAATGAACCATGATAATACATCGTcgttcggaggggacgttaagctgtCTCGTCGGTCCCATGAACAGCAATACCTGTACATACGTTTCGTAGTCAGTCTCGAAAAGCGTAGGGTGAAATACCCTGACTGTCCCAATACGTTCAGATGCTGTTTGCCACAGACTTTATAATGGAAATAAACCGCACTTTAGAAACTTTCATGGCTTATGAAGGGGTTCATGGCTGCCAACTCGAGAGAGCGAGTTGgtgcagcggttgttccctcACCAGCCGGATTCAAGCCCCAGTCGTGCCTAAGGACCGTATGTGAACTTGATTGTCCCCACCCATGCTCGCTTTCGCAGGTTTTCTCCTGGATCTGCAGTGGCCTCCTattttcaaaatcggtgattagttgtttagtTGTCCGTCACCCAattgaatttggggagctgcacagacaattggtggatgttacaatctaggTGCGGAtgggtttgcgccgggttcggctgcaattGGAtgagttgatgcgatctgattgtgaggATTCACCATGGCAGCTAAATCATAGGGCTTTGAATCCTctgcaaaataaatcaaaatttattatttatcattttattattattcaagCAACACAaacaaatcgtcggtcgcaacacacagtggcgtacgtgaaggacaaaatacgttgaaggatatgctactagtaacggggtctatacttctccactgttatctctcagtggcccgattccatttgaaattcaagtttaaggttcaaactattaaactgtgtctttaatagttaacaaggaataactgttataggataatagttagctctaaagctatacgccactatgtgaaacggaacatttggaaaatcactctacgccactatgtgttgcgaccgacgaaataatGCATATTGAGCATTGTTGTTGAACATTATAATGCTAGAAGTAGCGTGCATggcgaaattttcaaaattgtttctgtGCCTCGCTGCCCATAATAAGTTACCAGGAGACATTGTCAAAATGAACCCAAATTAGGATACTTTGGGTCTAAAAGAGGGTTCGAGGACGATGTCAATCGTTCATTTCGAAAAATATTGTCTCATTTTTCCCCCGATCGATATATGGTGCGTCTTGTATTCCAAGGAAACTGACAGGTTTTTGTAATGTTGTAATTTTGTAATTTCAGGAAGCCGCAAGTGCCTCGGTGAACATCTAGCGAAGATGGAACTATCTGTGATCTTCTCtcatctacttcatcaattcgCGTTCAAATTGCCAGAGGGTTGTGACAAAGTGAACCTGGAAAGTAGTCTAGGAGCAACAAATGTGCCAAAACCTTTTCAAATTGTAGCCACTAAGCGGGAGTAGCTAGTTCAATAAATGTGACAAACAATCACTGAATTAGAATGGTATTTCCCGCGTTATTGTAGTATGTCCTAAATTGCCAGCCCTGGCACAGCGTCAAGTAAAGGCTATTAATCATACTCACGATGATTTGCCACTGTGTGCAACATTTTTACTGCATCGCATATGATTTCAGTTCTTGTCTGGATTAGTAGTTCGAGACGTTATTTAGCCATTGCTTTGCGTTttaaaatacaatagataatgaaCTTGAGCATCTAGTTACTAGATAATGAACTTGAGCATCTAGTTACTACAAAGTGTAATATTAACTCAAATACATTGTAATAAAAAGTATCGGTTTCACACTTATTAATTAAGAAGACGTATACTCTTGAAGAGGTTTATTTGGTTTGTATCCAATAATTATAGAGTTGCCAGACCAGTTAAGTAATAGGTGAGTGCcttcaacaatttttattttatttgccaaCAAAAACATATCACAGTAACGGTATGTCATGATGTTCAATCATGAGTATGATGGTGTTACTTCCGGTCGGCAACAACAAACGACTGGCCTGTGGTCGCATTATCCCATTTTAATTGATTATATCTTTTcgttttttcaattttgatctaCAACATAACGATGCATATTGAGGGCGAAGCATAAGCTAATGGTTGAAATCAGAAAGAGCTAATATACGAATCGGCCGTTACtaactagtccgacgagtaggacctgttttttctcaATTACCAACTATACTCCGACTCTAATCGCTCAAGAAAAaataaccacaaaaatccactaaccgcctctttcgggcggcgcggtcactgtaCTTTCGCGAtccgtctttcttgcgccatgtgagatagtgatcatagtctgagctgagtatagtctggtaacttggacaaaaaaggtcctaATCGTCGGATTATTAGTTACGCCGTCGCACAGAATGCTATCGTGTGCGTAAATGACGTCTGCAGTGCCTCGTACAACGACGGAGAGAAAAATAGTAGAAGAAAGTGCACTAGTCAAGATAATCGTGGGGTTATTGcacgagagctaaatgcaataaccccACGGTcgagtgcgattatcttgacgaatgcacttCTGCGAAGTGATTATCCGACATAAACTTTTCGAGAGTATCAGATATCATGAAGCAAAAGCTAAATAATTGCTTCATTGATATTAGTTTGAAAATTTAGGAAATAAATATAGCCATACGTGTGACATACGTTTTTTTATAgctgaaaatataaattttgagATGAATGGTTATACCATTTTATGTATTAATTACAGGTAAtgtaaaagtataggcctatattgctggaaagcataaagaacaGAGATTACACTGCTGACATAAACCTGAATCCAATATTCTGGGTGTACTAGAAGATCAAACTCAAAATAATGTTTGTGTGGAAAGTGTCTGTCTTTCGGCTTTCGTACAAAAACactcatttgtgatgcgatcaagcaaaatcagtctgaattaGGCCAAGGTCAATTTCGTGATTCTTAAACTTTCATTTTTAGCATATTTAAATCTTTACATCTGTGAAAACTCCATGTCAATACGACCTAACAACAATTTGAACACCGgtacattaaaaagaaagaaatggaagAAAGAAATTCAAGTGTAAAGTTAGAGTACTTTAATTGAGTCATTTTTAGCACacctaaaatatatgtaaatacaaAGTCAACTTAGCAACGATACCTTTGGTTTACGAAATTTGGCATAACAAAACGCTAAATCCGAGCTtcttttggaataatttcacaatttgTGACAATTACCGAAGTTGGATGGGGTCAAAAAAAGTCACTTTCTTAACATTTTCCCTTCGGAATATCATCAAAACatattttcatgtgaaagaaGAATGTTTTTCCTTCCATTTGTACAAAAAAGTCAATCTTTTCCACCCTATTCACATTATTTGGtccatatctcaaaactaggattgTTCCGACTAGTTTTACTCGATCGCGTCACATATGCGTGTAGACGGAATTATACGGTAAGCAAATTTCCTGTTGTGCTCACCACAATTAATGAAATTGTGGTTCACAACATTTAAACGGAAAATATCTTGGGAGTCAAATATTACTGAATAATGAGAACAATGAGATTTCTTCTGATAACATAGGTTCATATTTAATGAAGAAAAATAGGGGATgtaggctgtcgatcgggtcaacagtggacttcggttgtatatataaatgcgcatatataaatgcgcacgtgacatctacaagtcgccataccgtattaaacgatataaggtacccggatgtacataaactccccgtgcaaaagtataagggaaaatgacaggtcgcaaggaaaattgcttttgcaaaatagtggcattgattgcaaagggtaaaataacttgacccgaaagataaactctttattaacgttttccatcacggaaaaaaattaactacggaaaagctagatatagctgatttacaaacttatatttcataatttccgtgctaaatgggcgtgccaattggccatatctatgacgtagtgctggtttcatactatcatgctgcttgccgccgagcggcgtgacacacgcgcattgtagacaaacagacacaatcgagacttgtgaatggctgataagtcatgcctcttgtcgcaacggcatgaaagtatgaaaggggacatgattggctttaaggtcagaactgtgcaggcggcggatgacatgatcgagccggcaacttgtgaaaccgcccggccgtatggcattttccaatatagtccatactgcagttactgtccgttttcctatacacaatacacagtgctctttcccattgacgcgtgacctctacaaataaccctacgttaaaagtatggggatatgactagttaacgtcgctgtgtgaaaaataaccggccaatattaaaagtactcttctaaaattctagacaattatagttttgtaacatgtcctaaatttttagctaatttaggtgtttggagagggtcgcacttttgtgttttaggaaggatatgtaaacgacagataacaccaaaaatatgaagaaattatttccaaaccgtgttaagtcaacaatcattatgttgctcattttcaagaatgctggtttacaaaaagcaggcaattgtctcatttcgtgaacaaaggtacacataccattgtttcctttcgtttcctttataatcggttacccaactgaagctataataccagctttattgcgatatcgcacattaaaatagacacttgtgcacaaccagagaagatctgatttaatcagttgagctgtttcaatgagtgttatcttggtttaatagcttttaatggggttaagtcctgcaaaggtcgagatgaattctactgtagacatgactgcatcatggtcggttaattttgtggggttcattatcgaaccccaacggttttagcttataattatatcgttatgaatacggcagacggccgaatccagattcgtcttttggtaaatttattttacgaatgcattacatttgaattagagaacaagggatcaatgctgtacatgatagagggcagcatatcaattttctaacggagaccagatgataacagcataataagtaatcaaaagagggcggcatacagggttagttgacggtgcatcacagtacggtcaccgacggcaaccgttaaaaaatcgatatgctgccctctataggtatagcattgatcccttgttctcgaattcaaatgtaatgcatgtgtaaaatgaatttaccaaaagccgaatccggattcggccgtctgccatattcataacgatattatttatcaacataggcctatttgtttgtgatatttcaagcgttttaaaatttcaaaataatcccattcaattacacggttgacgatgaaaatttactgaatttagagaatgcaatgcggccaccacctggaactgtggtcgaaatttcagtgattgacagtgaggtaacacgaacatggcactggccgtctggtcacgtgcgcatttatatatgcgcatttatatatacaaccgaagtccactggtcaAGGACCTTTACAATCGACAATGTCGATTAAATGCATTCCTATTATGAATCAAAGCATTTACTTTTACCATTTGCAGTAAGAATATCTGAGATTTTAACTCTCTTCCCCACAAAACCATCAGGTGATTATTATCAAAGGCAAATCCAATGAAAGGCATTTGGTGACCCGATCCTCCTCTAAAAAGCGAAAAATAAATTGCCGATTTTTAGGCTTTTTTCTCGGCTGTCCAAAGAATTACCAAATAGAGTCGTGTTTGCGGGACGGGAAAAATTGTGTTAGATATCATACTAGGTTTCAATATGGTAGAAAATATGACGTCAAACCACGTGTTAAGGTCAACATTGTTACTCCCACCTGTATTCGTAATTCTaataaatataatcaataattTAGAATGTTATGATAAaaccacagaggagaaagaaagcaGAGAGCGTatcaccagtcaaagtccccgtgtatatgatgtaagttctcgcatattcatgagggccgattattcgttcatacatacgcgctatataacggcgcgcgtgattggtcgagagccgggcataaacagcgtttatgcccggtggcccggatgtgcgattgCAGTGGTAGGGAGAACGAACAAAATTcatggtttttaatgatgtttcttgttattttttgttaatattttgatgaaataagaatcacaaaatgttctggtatgtatgaacggggttcattcatatattttcatgactaaacggttgtttatgccctcgggccgcaagcggcccctcgggcataaacaaccgtttagtcatgaaaatatatgaatgaacccctaaatcgtgccgtgtctaacaatcacgccagcgctgcgtgccttcgcgtatacgtgatagagcgttgcgtactttcgcgattacgcgataaaCCGTGAAAAACgcagtaattgcgtagcagtctcgcctgtcgcatttcatggaacaatcgaccctcattatcggatgatgcggagactttgactggtggtacgctctctgttttctttctcctctgtggaTAAAACTTAGATTAAAGCAATGGATATGATACTAAGCTGAAAAAGCAAAAGGacgaaaacaaaacaatcaatgaAAACACCGTGAACAATAAT
Above is a window of Amphiura filiformis chromosome 20, Afil_fr2py, whole genome shotgun sequence DNA encoding:
- the LOC140142459 gene encoding cytochrome P450 2U1-like produces the protein MNMAILWFLNFQMLLVITVIFLAVAWLIWVWHRANLPPGPIGVPILGYLPNLGVSIYRTRMQPFRIFAQLSDKYGKVYSLYMGRKLVVMVSSCKAAREAFKNPRLNDRPMMNAFPQACLGVLCGSGKLWQYQRRFTLHQFRQFGIGKSSFQNKIAEETTFLLQEFHRNSDNPFDPAADLHNCLSNVLCSVVFGKRFDYSDDEFRRIITILEKQVETAGQGGLILFISILSHFQPKHIRQTSAQMRDFISNIVNNHMETYDNSKLRDYIDVYISELENGKNNNSSTEQLLISNTSLYQTVSQLFAAGTETTVTSLRWSLLLMAAYPEIQSRIQREIDSTVGRNRLPRLDDHLPLTEATIMEVQRYASIVPLGVPHEAAEDTTLLGYNIPKGALILCNIWAIHHDPEVWPNPEQFRPERFLDKDGKVYRPQQYVPFSIGSRKCLGEHLAKMELSVIFSHLLHQFAFKLPEGCDKVNLESSLGATNVPKPFQIVATKRE